A region of Periplaneta americana isolate PAMFEO1 chromosome 16, P.americana_PAMFEO1_priV1, whole genome shotgun sequence DNA encodes the following proteins:
- the LOC138691679 gene encoding zinc finger protein 431-like isoform X4: MAVMEVIKIEREIDTLAFEGRNNTDIEEMKLQEGNLLDLQVIAIKTECMDHSYEVKPKMTFDKTDVPIDISFAKREIEEGNILDLDMTEIKTECMDQSYDLKSEMTFEEPPVPIDFPVMKSEPEDGACEIHKEQDEVELQVTAGENEVFTEGTGVPPCCHSITEDECLETYEETFKCDICGESFFDSIELKRHTALLEPKRPLISDDCGKDYMQVDLLKTHACVHTDDQTCSCDICRKKFSGTIRRTGNISLSCDVCGKKFSKSGNLKRHSVVHTGEKAFGCDICGKKFSLCSNLKKHTLVHTGEKPLGCDICGKKFSQSSALKTHALIHTGEKPFGCVVCGRKFSESGSLKRHSVVHTGEKAFSCDICGMKFSLSSNLKKHTLVHTGEKAFGCDICGRKFSVSSSLKRHAILHTRGVEGIQ, from the exons ctGTGATGGAAGTAATCAAGATTGAGCGTGAGATCGACACTCTGGCATTCGAAGGAAGAAATAACACAGATATAGAAGAGATGAAACTTCAG GAAGGAAATCTATTAGATCTGCAAGTGATTGCAATAAAGACAGAATGTATGGACCACAGCTATGAAGTAAAGCCTAAGATGACATTTGATAAAACTGATGTGCCAATTGACATTTCTTTCGCCAAAAGGGAAATCGAG GAAGGAAATATATTAGATCTGGACATGACAGAAATAAAGACGGAATGTATGGATCAGAGCTATGATCTGAAATCTGAGATGACATTTGAGGAACCTCCTGTGCCGATTGACTTTCCCGTCATGAAAAGCGAGCCGGAG GACGGGGCATGTGAGATACATAAAGAGCAGGATGAGGTTGAACTACAAGTAACGGCAGGAGAGAATGAAGTATTTACCGAAGG CACTGGAGTTCCACCTTGCTGCCACAGTATTACAGAAGATGAATGCCTGGAAACATATGAGGAGACcttcaaatgtgatatttgtggagAGAGTTTTTTCGATTCGATAGAACTCAAAAGACATACTGCTCTACTCGAGCCCAAGAGACCGTTGATATCTGATGATTGTGGAAAGGATTATATGCAGGTGGATCTTCTCAAAACACACGCTTGTGTACACACAGACGACCAGACTTGCAGTTGTGATATCTGTAGAAAGAAATTTTCGGGAACTATTCGTCGCACAGGCAACATATCCCTCAGTTGTGATGTATGTGGAAAGAAGTTTTCGAAATCTGGTAATCTAAAAAGACATTCAGTCGTACATACAGGGGAGAAGGCATTCGGTTGTGAtatttgtggaaagaaattttcgcttTGTAGTAATTTAAAAAAGCATACACTCGTACACACAGGGGAAAAGCCATTAGGTTGTGAtatttgtggaaagaaattttcacaATCTAGTGCTCTGAAAACGCATGCACTCATTCACACAGGGGAGAAGCCATTCGGTTGTGTTGTATGTGGAAGGAAATTTTCGGAATCTGGTAGTCTAAAAAGACATTCAGTCGTACATACAGgggagaaggcattcagttgtgatatttgTGGAATGAAATTTTCGCTTTCTAGTAATTTAAAAAAGCATACACtcgtacacacaggggagaaggcattcggttgtgatatatgtggaaggAAATTTTCGGTTTCTAGTTCTCTTAAACGTCATGCAATTTTACACACAAGGGGGGTGGAAGGAATTCAGTAG
- the LOC138691679 gene encoding zinc finger protein 431-like isoform X3: MEVIKIEREIDTLAFEGRNNTDIEEMKLQEGNLLDLQVIAIKTECMDHSYEVKPKMTFDKTDVPIDISFAKREIEEGNILDLDMTEIKTECMDQSYDLKSEMTFEEPPVPIDFPVMKSEPEDGACEIHKEQDEVELQVTAGENEVFTEGTGVPPCCHSITEDECLETYEETFKCDICGESFFDSIELKRHTALLEPKRPLISDDCGKDYMQVDLLKTHACVHTDDQTCSCDICRKKFSGTIRRTGNISLSCDVCGKKFSKSGNLKRHSVVHTGEKAFGCDICGKKFSLCSNLKKHTLVHTGEKPLGCDICGKKFSQSSALKTHALIHTGEKPFGCVVCGRKFSESGSLKRHSVVHTGEKAFSCDICGMKFSLSSNLKKHTLVHTGEKAFGCDICGRKFSVSSSLKRHAILHTRGVEGIQ, from the exons ATGGAAGTAATCAAGATTGAGCGTGAGATCGACACTCTGGCATTCGAAGGAAGAAATAACACAGATATAGAAGAGATGAAACTTCAG GAAGGAAATCTATTAGATCTGCAAGTGATTGCAATAAAGACAGAATGTATGGACCACAGCTATGAAGTAAAGCCTAAGATGACATTTGATAAAACTGATGTGCCAATTGACATTTCTTTCGCCAAAAGGGAAATCGAG GAAGGAAATATATTAGATCTGGACATGACAGAAATAAAGACGGAATGTATGGATCAGAGCTATGATCTGAAATCTGAGATGACATTTGAGGAACCTCCTGTGCCGATTGACTTTCCCGTCATGAAAAGCGAGCCGGAG GACGGGGCATGTGAGATACATAAAGAGCAGGATGAGGTTGAACTACAAGTAACGGCAGGAGAGAATGAAGTATTTACCGAAGG CACTGGAGTTCCACCTTGCTGCCACAGTATTACAGAAGATGAATGCCTGGAAACATATGAGGAGACcttcaaatgtgatatttgtggagAGAGTTTTTTCGATTCGATAGAACTCAAAAGACATACTGCTCTACTCGAGCCCAAGAGACCGTTGATATCTGATGATTGTGGAAAGGATTATATGCAGGTGGATCTTCTCAAAACACACGCTTGTGTACACACAGACGACCAGACTTGCAGTTGTGATATCTGTAGAAAGAAATTTTCGGGAACTATTCGTCGCACAGGCAACATATCCCTCAGTTGTGATGTATGTGGAAAGAAGTTTTCGAAATCTGGTAATCTAAAAAGACATTCAGTCGTACATACAGGGGAGAAGGCATTCGGTTGTGAtatttgtggaaagaaattttcgcttTGTAGTAATTTAAAAAAGCATACACTCGTACACACAGGGGAAAAGCCATTAGGTTGTGAtatttgtggaaagaaattttcacaATCTAGTGCTCTGAAAACGCATGCACTCATTCACACAGGGGAGAAGCCATTCGGTTGTGTTGTATGTGGAAGGAAATTTTCGGAATCTGGTAGTCTAAAAAGACATTCAGTCGTACATACAGgggagaaggcattcagttgtgatatttgTGGAATGAAATTTTCGCTTTCTAGTAATTTAAAAAAGCATACACtcgtacacacaggggagaaggcattcggttgtgatatatgtggaaggAAATTTTCGGTTTCTAGTTCTCTTAAACGTCATGCAATTTTACACACAAGGGGGGTGGAAGGAATTCAGTAG